A portion of the Eubacterium maltosivorans genome contains these proteins:
- the dtd gene encoding D-aminoacyl-tRNA deacylase, with product MRAVIQRVKASEVKVGDQVIGSIGRGFNLLLGIKEDDTEKDMDYIIQKTVNLRVFEDDEGKMNLSLMDVGGELLVVSQFTLYGDCRKGRRPSFSKSGPVDAAKAKYELFLEKLRKEPVAKIETGEFQAEMEVSIVNDGPVTLLLDSEKQF from the coding sequence ATGAGAGCAGTTATTCAACGTGTAAAAGCATCTGAAGTCAAGGTGGGTGACCAGGTGATCGGCTCCATTGGCCGTGGCTTTAACCTCTTGTTGGGTATAAAGGAAGACGACACAGAAAAGGATATGGACTATATTATCCAGAAGACCGTAAACCTGCGCGTATTTGAGGATGATGAGGGAAAGATGAACCTCTCGCTTATGGACGTGGGGGGCGAGCTGCTGGTTGTCTCGCAGTTTACCCTTTATGGCGACTGCCGCAAAGGGCGCAGGCCGAGCTTTTCCAAAAGCGGTCCTGTGGACGCGGCAAAGGCCAAGTATGAGCTCTTTCTGGAAAAGCTGAGGAAGGAACCAGTCGCCAAAATAGAGACTGGAGAGTTTCAGGCAGAAATGGAGGTATCCATTGTCAACGACGGTCCGGTAACCCTTTTGCTGGACAGCGAAAAACAGTTT